The following proteins are co-located in the Neomonachus schauinslandi chromosome 8, ASM220157v2, whole genome shotgun sequence genome:
- the ARMH2 gene encoding armadillo-like helical domain-containing protein 2, whose protein sequence is MAKTRVYYVQCWMRIYRYFSGLCRHVQKFWNVTVKPFFVKKEEEGDVPSAESIFHKEKIVVLGHLLKDESLAVEKRAQAAHRIGLLAFTGGPAAGKFAAEYMKEVAHLLKDHDMAPKVKILLLQSIACWCYLNPVSQKRAKHLKFIPILVEVFEDKLDSTTKSEINNSLLVKFWTCYVLSVMTCNNLSCVKELKNYSILKYHLQILATENWSGWPENFAEVLYFLIGFHRN, encoded by the exons ATGGCTAAGACCCGTGTTTATTATGTGCAGTGTTGGATGCGGATTTACCGCTATTTTTCGGGGCTGTGTCGGCATGTGCAGAAGTTCTGGAATGTCACTGTCAAGCCCTTTTTtgtgaagaaggaggaggaaggagatgtCCCTTCCGCTGAGAgtatttttcacaaagaaaaaatcgTGGTGCTTGGCCATTTATTGAAGGATGAATCTTTAGCTGTTGAGAAGAGGGCTCAAGCTGCGCACCGAATTGGACTGCTGGCCTTCACAG GAGGACCAGCTGCTGGGAAATTTGCAGCTGAGTACATGAAAGAAGTAGCTCACTTGTTGAAAGATCATGACATGGCACCAAAGGTAAAGATCTTGTTGCTCCAGAGTATAGCATGTTGGTGTTACTTAAACCCCGTCAGCCAGAAGAGGGCCAAACATCTGAAGTTTATTCCTATCCTCGTTGAGGTTTTTGAGGACAAACTCGACTCTACGAccaaaagtgaaataaacaaCAGCCTCCTTGTTAAATTCTGGACTTGCTATGTTCTCTCCGTCATGACGTGCAATAACTTGTCCTGCGTAAAGGAGCTTAAAAACTACAGTATTCTGAAATATCACTTGCAAATACTGGCGACTGAGAATTGGTCTGGGTGGCCTGAGAATTTTGCAGAGGTGCTGTATTTCCTAATTGGTTTTCACAGGAATTAA
- the GMNN gene encoding geminin produces MNPSTKQKQEEIKENVKNSPVPRRTLKMIQPSAAGSLVGRENELVKALSKRKHWNDQLTSKASSSGVVFVPEHSENKNFSEVTQEAFDLMIAENPSSQYWKEVAEKRRKALYEALKENEKLHKEIEQKDSEIARLKKENKELAEVAEHVQYMAEVIERLHEEPPGNSESPNSQECDSEEETGEDLDVEAPDVGTCAEDAVSSLTDAKPCV; encoded by the exons ATGAATCCAAGTACGAagcagaaacaagaagaaatcaaagagaatgtAAAG AATAGTCCTGTGCCAAGAAGAACTCTGAAGATGATTCAGCCTTCAGCAGCTGGATCACTTGTTGGAAGAGAGAATGAG TTGGTTAAAGCCTTGTCCAAAAGGAAACATTGGAACGACCAGTTAACATCTAAGGCTTCCAGCTCTGGAGTTGTTTTTGTCCCAGAacatagtgaaaataaaaattttagtgaaGTTACTCAAGAAGCGTTTGATCTTATGATTGCAG aaaatccgTCCTCTCAATATTGGAAAGAAGTGGCAGAAAAACGGAGGAAGGCGCTCTATGAAGCActtaaggaaaatgagaaa CTTcacaaagaaattgaacaaaAGGACAGTGAAATTGCCCGcctgaagaaggaaaacaaagaactgGCAGAGGTAGCAGAGCATGTGCAGTATATGGCAGAGGTGATAGAG AGACTGCATGAGGAACCTCCGGGTAACTCTGAATCACCAAACAGTCAGGAGTGTGACTCGGAAGAGGAAACCGGTGAGGACTTGGACGTGGAAGCCCCAGATGTTGGTACGTGTGCTGAAGATGCTGTGTCTTCCTTGACAGATGCAAAACCGTGTGTGTGA